One genomic segment of Blattabacterium sp. (Blaberus giganteus) includes these proteins:
- the hisD gene encoding histidinol dehydrogenase, with amino-acid sequence MNMIQVYIHPPEKTWKSISNRALQNISHLKNLVDPIIDNVKIYGDVALKAYTKKYDHADIKCIQVTEEDLDKAHVKISNRLKKSIDIAYQNIKHFHQKQIYEEPSVEISKGISCWRKTIPIEKVGFYIPGGSAPLLSTVLMLGIPGKLSGCKNIILCSPPNKDGEIHPSILYTAKYVGITRIYKVGGAQAIASMAYGTESIPSVYKIFGPGNSYVTIAKQIVFQKGIVSIDMPAGPSEVAIMADDTANPEYVAADLLSQSEHDSESYILLVTTNNQSWVEEVKKELKKQFLDIFYNKRDIVKKSLKKSKIIVLTSLDKCLTLLNQIAPEHLIINCKNASYWGEKVINAGSVFLGNYSPVSAGDYASGTNHVLPTYGYAKYYSGLSIDSFVKKITFQKISKKGLKNLSECVNVLSSEEGLLAHKKSINIRLK; translated from the coding sequence ATGAATATGATTCAAGTATATATTCACCCTCCAGAAAAAACATGGAAATCTATTTCAAATAGAGCTTTACAAAATATTTCTCACTTAAAAAATTTAGTGGATCCTATTATTGATAATGTTAAAATTTATGGAGATGTTGCTTTAAAAGCTTATACAAAAAAATATGATCATGCAGATATAAAATGCATTCAAGTCACAGAAGAAGATTTAGATAAAGCTCATGTGAAAATTTCAAATCGTTTAAAAAAATCTATTGACATTGCATATCAGAATATAAAACATTTTCATCAAAAACAAATATATGAGGAACCTTCAGTAGAAATTTCAAAAGGAATTTCTTGTTGGAGAAAAACAATTCCAATCGAAAAAGTAGGTTTTTATATTCCAGGAGGATCTGCTCCTTTATTATCTACTGTGTTAATGTTAGGAATTCCTGGAAAATTATCAGGATGTAAAAACATTATATTATGTAGCCCCCCAAATAAAGATGGAGAAATTCATCCATCTATTTTATACACAGCTAAATATGTAGGAATTACACGTATATATAAAGTAGGAGGAGCACAAGCAATTGCATCTATGGCTTATGGAACTGAAAGTATTCCTTCTGTATACAAAATATTTGGTCCTGGAAATTCTTATGTCACGATTGCTAAACAAATTGTATTCCAAAAAGGAATTGTATCTATAGATATGCCAGCAGGACCTTCGGAAGTAGCAATTATGGCTGATGATACAGCAAATCCAGAATACGTTGCTGCTGATTTATTATCTCAATCTGAGCATGATTCAGAAAGTTATATTCTTTTGGTTACCACAAATAATCAATCTTGGGTAGAAGAAGTTAAAAAAGAATTAAAAAAACAATTTTTGGATATTTTTTATAATAAGCGAGATATTGTTAAAAAATCTTTGAAAAAAAGCAAAATAATTGTTCTTACCTCTTTAGATAAATGTTTGACTTTACTAAATCAAATTGCTCCAGAACATTTAATTATTAATTGTAAAAATGCTTCTTATTGGGGAGAAAAAGTAATTAATGCTGGATCTGTTTTTTTAGGAAATTATTCTCCAGTTAGTGCAGGAGATTATGCTTCTGGAACAAATCATGTATTGCCTACATATGGGTATGCCAAATATTATAGTGGACTATCTATAGATAGTTTTGTAAAAAAAATTACTTTTCAAAAAATATCCAAAAAAGGATTAAAAAATTTATCGGAATGTGTCAATGTTTTATCTTCTGAAGAAGGATTATTAGCACATAAAAAATCTATTAATATTCGATTAAAATAA
- the hisG gene encoding ATP phosphoribosyltransferase yields the protein MDKLKIAIQKSGRLYEDSIKLLKDCSIEVNIGIDKLKTTALNFPLEVLFLRDDDIPQYLEDGVADIGIVGKNVLLEKRKKIRIKETLGFGKCRLSIAVPKSISYNNINDLDGKRIATSYPFLVREFFKKRYINAEIHEISGAVEIAPGIGLADCICDLVSSGSTLFMNGLKEVETVLQSEAVLASHLHLSSPQNIIMEKLLFRIRAVKKAKNNKYILLNVPNEKLKKIISYLPGIKSPVILPLANSECSSVHSVVNENDFWGIIENLKSLGAQDILVLPIEKIIL from the coding sequence ATGGATAAACTGAAAATAGCTATTCAAAAATCGGGTCGTCTTTATGAAGATTCTATCAAGTTACTGAAAGACTGCAGCATTGAAGTGAATATTGGCATAGATAAATTAAAAACAACGGCACTTAATTTTCCATTAGAAGTCCTTTTTCTTAGAGACGATGATATTCCTCAATATTTAGAAGATGGAGTAGCTGATATAGGAATTGTTGGAAAAAATGTTCTTCTAGAAAAAAGAAAAAAGATAAGAATCAAAGAAACTTTAGGTTTTGGAAAATGCAGGCTATCTATAGCCGTTCCTAAATCTATATCTTACAATAATATTAATGATTTAGATGGGAAACGGATTGCCACAAGTTATCCTTTTTTGGTTAGAGAATTTTTCAAAAAAAGATATATAAATGCAGAAATTCATGAAATATCTGGAGCTGTAGAAATCGCTCCTGGAATAGGATTGGCAGATTGTATTTGTGATTTAGTCAGTAGCGGTTCCACGCTTTTTATGAACGGATTAAAAGAAGTGGAAACAGTCCTTCAATCTGAAGCAGTATTAGCTTCACATCTACATTTAAGTTCCCCACAAAATATCATAATGGAAAAATTATTATTTCGAATTAGAGCTGTAAAAAAAGCTAAAAATAACAAGTATATACTATTAAACGTTCCCAATGAAAAATTGAAAAAAATAATATCTTATCTTCCGGGAATTAAAAGTCCAGTTATTTTACCTTTAGCAAATTCAGAATGTAGTTCTGTACATTCTGTTGTCAATGAAAATGATTTTTGGGGAATAATAGAAAATTTAAAATCACTTGGAGCTCAAGATATATTAGTCCTTCCTATAGAAAAAATTATACTATAA
- a CDS encoding exodeoxyribonuclease III — protein sequence MKIISYNINGIRSGIRKGLSNWIEINQPDVLCLQEIKAFSEQINMSIFDHLGYYHYWFPSKKKGYSGVGILCKKKPIHVKYGIGLDSIDKEGRVLRVDLEDISIICLYVPSGNDMGKRLNFKFFFMKNLFLHIKKIKNKLNNLIVCGDYNICHREIDIYDPIRNQVVSGFLPKERKWMTHFLNLGFIDSFRNFVQEEHHYSWWSYRFNARKNNKGWRIDYAMVSEPLKNKIKNAYLMPEVKYSDHCPVVLEIF from the coding sequence ATGAAAATTATTAGTTATAATATAAATGGAATTCGATCAGGAATTCGTAAAGGATTATCAAATTGGATTGAAATCAATCAACCAGATGTTTTATGTTTACAGGAAATAAAAGCCTTTTCTGAACAAATAAATATGAGTATTTTTGATCATTTGGGTTATTATCATTATTGGTTCCCTTCAAAAAAAAAAGGATATAGTGGGGTGGGGATTTTATGCAAAAAAAAACCAATTCATGTAAAATATGGAATTGGATTGGATTCAATAGATAAAGAAGGAAGAGTATTACGTGTAGATTTAGAAGATATATCAATAATTTGTCTTTATGTTCCTTCAGGAAATGATATGGGAAAAAGATTAAATTTTAAATTTTTTTTTATGAAAAATTTATTTTTACATATAAAGAAAATAAAAAACAAATTGAATAATCTTATTGTTTGTGGAGATTATAATATTTGTCACCGTGAAATAGATATTTATGATCCTATTCGAAATCAAGTAGTTTCCGGTTTTTTACCAAAAGAAAGAAAATGGATGACTCATTTTTTAAATTTAGGGTTCATAGATAGTTTTAGAAATTTTGTTCAAGAAGAACATCATTATAGTTGGTGGAGTTATCGTTTTAATGCTAGGAAAAATAACAAAGGATGGAGAATTGATTATGCTATGGTTAGCGAGCCCTTAAAAAATAAAATAAAAAATGCTTATCTCATGCCCGAAGTAAAGTATTCTGATCATTGTCCTGTTGTGCTAGAAATTTTTTAA
- a CDS encoding shikimate kinase → MKITLIGYMGSGKTTIGKMLSKKLNLDFYDLDALLVKKKNDSICNIFKKKGELFFRKTEHSMLKKILKKKNKYVLSVGGGTPCFYNNIYLLNKYSNTFYLKTDSYTLFKRLFLEKKTRPLISHLSKNELFRFVIKHLYKRIYFYEKSLERVNVYGKSKNDIVKEIIKSINYLKLS, encoded by the coding sequence ATGAAAATCACTTTAATTGGTTATATGGGAAGTGGAAAAACTACGATAGGAAAAATGCTATCTAAAAAGTTAAATTTAGATTTTTATGATTTAGATGCTCTTCTTGTTAAAAAAAAAAATGATTCTATTTGTAATATTTTTAAGAAAAAGGGAGAACTTTTTTTTAGAAAAACAGAACATTCTATGTTAAAAAAAATTTTGAAGAAAAAAAATAAATATGTTTTATCAGTTGGAGGAGGGACACCTTGTTTTTATAATAATATTTATTTGTTAAACAAATATTCAAATACATTTTATTTAAAAACAGATAGTTACACTTTATTTAAGAGATTATTTTTAGAAAAAAAAACAAGACCTTTAATTTCTCATTTATCTAAAAATGAATTATTTAGATTTGTAATAAAACATTTATATAAAAGAATCTATTTTTATGAAAAATCTTTAGAAAGAGTAAATGTATACGGAAAGTCTAAAAACGATATTGTTAAAGAAATTATTAAATCTATTAATTATTTGAAACTGTCATGA
- the tilS gene encoding tRNA lysidine(34) synthetase TilS produces MKKISCDHFFLDEIKKYFSFDSLNKKKVCVAVSGGLDSMVLINLFLNIPEIESEVAHCNFSLRNKESNEDEIFIRNFCFKRSLVCHVKKFDTLNFSKKHKLSIQMAARKLRYNWFEKLLKKNSYEYMVLGHHFDDSIETFFINIFRGTGIKGLLGIPKKNEKFIRPLSDFTKKEILHYAKIKNIKWRSDSSNQEVKYLRNKIRSVLSTFYSLSFSFHNGLKKTINYLHYENFLIEKKIEKVRKEITMEKKNSPFFWRIECKKIKQLKPLSFYLFKLFSPYGFNDIKSMKQLIDAQSGKQLISKTYRIIKSRNDWILVSHKFLSENKNKTYIIPNIKIFKKMLLPVDMKIFFDPKKENRKNMFFIDFEKIQFPLLLRTWKKGDFFFPFKMKGKKKLSKYYKEKKFSLLEKEHTWLLINGNGSIILIIGNRLDDRFKVTENTKKILGIKI; encoded by the coding sequence ATGAAAAAAATCTCATGTGATCATTTTTTTTTGGATGAAATTAAAAAATATTTTTCATTTGATTCGTTAAATAAAAAGAAAGTATGTGTGGCTGTAAGTGGAGGATTAGATAGTATGGTTCTTATAAATTTGTTCCTTAATATTCCTGAAATTGAATCAGAAGTAGCACATTGTAATTTTTCCTTAAGAAATAAAGAATCCAATGAAGATGAAATTTTTATCAGAAATTTTTGTTTTAAACGAAGTTTAGTATGTCATGTAAAAAAATTTGATACTTTAAATTTTTCTAAAAAACATAAATTATCTATACAAATGGCCGCTAGAAAACTCAGATATAATTGGTTTGAAAAATTGTTAAAAAAAAATTCATATGAATATATGGTATTAGGACATCATTTTGATGATTCTATAGAAACTTTTTTTATAAATATTTTTAGGGGAACAGGGATTAAGGGTTTATTAGGAATACCTAAAAAAAATGAAAAATTTATTCGACCTCTTTCTGATTTTACTAAAAAAGAAATTTTACATTATGCAAAAATAAAAAATATAAAATGGAGATCGGATAGCAGTAACCAAGAAGTTAAATATTTAAGAAATAAAATTCGTTCGGTTTTATCTACATTTTATTCTTTATCATTTTCTTTTCACAATGGATTAAAAAAAACTATAAATTATCTTCATTATGAAAATTTTTTAATAGAAAAAAAAATAGAAAAGGTTCGTAAAGAAATTACGATGGAAAAAAAAAATTCTCCATTTTTTTGGAGAATAGAATGTAAAAAAATAAAACAATTAAAACCTTTGTCTTTTTATTTATTTAAATTATTTTCTCCATATGGATTTAATGATATCAAAAGTATGAAACAGCTTATTGATGCACAATCTGGAAAACAACTTATATCCAAAACTTATCGTATTATTAAAAGTAGAAATGATTGGATTTTAGTTTCTCATAAATTTTTATCAGAAAATAAAAATAAGACTTACATAATACCGAACATTAAAATTTTTAAGAAAATGTTATTACCTGTTGATATGAAGATTTTTTTTGATCCAAAAAAAGAAAATAGAAAAAATATGTTTTTTATAGATTTTGAAAAAATTCAATTTCCATTATTATTAAGAACATGGAAAAAAGGAGATTTTTTTTTTCCTTTTAAAATGAAAGGAAAAAAAAAATTAAGCAAATATTATAAGGAAAAAAAATTTTCTCTTTTGGAAAAAGAACATACATGGTTATTAATTAATGGAAATGGATCTATTATTTTAATCATAGGAAATCGTTTAGATGATAGATTTAAGGTAACAGAAAATACAAAAAAAATATTAGGTATAAAAATATAA
- the serC gene encoding 3-phosphoserine/phosphohydroxythreonine transaminase: MKVHNFNAGPSVLPKEVVKKSAQSVINFNDTGLSLLEISHRSIDFLEIIEKATCLVKRIMNLNDDYAILFLQGGATLQFSMVPYNLMNQKAAYLDTGFWAHNAINEAKKFGQVKILFSGKNKNYTYISKNYHIPCNVDYFHCTSNNTIVGTQMKIFPKTSIPIVCDMSSDIFSRKLDFCQFSLIYASAQKNVSSAGMTIVIVKKDILGKLKKNIPSYMDYKIHIQNNSILNTPNVFSIYTSMLTLEWIENQGGLTILEKKNQYKAKLLYDEIDKNHLFENKIHKENRSNMNVSFFLKKKNLEEKFNKMWKKENIVGLDGHRYLGGYRASIYNALPLESVQFLIEIMREFEKKFS, translated from the coding sequence ATGAAAGTACACAATTTCAATGCAGGTCCTTCTGTTTTACCAAAAGAAGTTGTTAAAAAATCAGCTCAATCTGTCATTAATTTTAATGATACCGGATTATCTTTACTTGAGATTTCTCATAGAAGTATAGATTTTTTAGAAATAATAGAAAAAGCAACTTGTTTAGTAAAACGTATTATGAATTTAAATGATGATTATGCTATTTTATTTCTTCAAGGAGGTGCTACACTACAATTTTCAATGGTTCCATACAATTTAATGAATCAAAAAGCAGCTTATTTAGATACAGGATTTTGGGCCCATAACGCTATTAATGAAGCAAAAAAGTTTGGACAAGTCAAAATTTTATTTTCCGGTAAAAATAAAAACTATACGTATATATCAAAAAATTATCACATTCCATGTAATGTGGATTATTTTCATTGTACATCTAATAATACAATAGTTGGAACACAAATGAAAATATTTCCTAAAACATCTATTCCAATAGTTTGTGATATGTCTTCTGATATTTTTAGTAGAAAATTAGACTTTTGTCAATTCAGTTTAATCTATGCTTCAGCACAAAAAAATGTAAGCTCTGCAGGTATGACAATTGTAATAGTGAAAAAGGATATTTTAGGAAAATTGAAAAAAAATATTCCTTCTTATATGGATTATAAAATTCATATACAAAATAATAGTATTTTAAATACTCCAAATGTTTTTTCTATTTATACTTCTATGTTGACTTTAGAATGGATAGAAAATCAAGGAGGACTTACTATTTTAGAAAAAAAAAATCAATATAAAGCTAAATTACTATATGATGAAATAGATAAAAATCATTTATTTGAAAATAAAATACATAAAGAAAATCGTTCTAATATGAATGTTTCTTTCTTTTTAAAGAAAAAAAATTTAGAAGAAAAATTCAATAAAATGTGGAAAAAAGAAAATATTGTAGGATTAGATGGTCATAGATATTTAGGGGGGTATCGTGCCAGTATATATAATGCACTTCCATTAGAAAGTGTTCAATTTCTTATTGAAATCATGAGAGAATTCGAAAAAAAATTTTCATAA
- a CDS encoding YggS family pyridoxal phosphate-dependent enzyme: MNKVIENRFFSIKKLIPKNVKILIVSKNQDISSVEKLYRIGHRDFGENYIQEMVEKYKKLPKNIRWHMIGNIQVNKLKYIIPFIHLIHSVQNMKQINIINKIALKYHENKIINCLLQIKICNEKNKSGITNQEASNILESDVLKKMKNVKITGIMGMASFQELKKVHNEFSYLRKLYNEYKKKYGHDVLSMGMSRDFNIAIKYGSTIVRLGTIIFGKRKKTI, from the coding sequence ATGAATAAAGTAATAGAAAATAGATTTTTTAGTATAAAAAAACTGATTCCAAAAAATGTAAAAATTTTGATAGTTTCTAAAAATCAAGATATTTCTTCTGTGGAAAAATTATATAGAATAGGGCATAGAGATTTCGGTGAAAATTATATTCAAGAAATGGTAGAGAAATATAAAAAATTACCCAAAAATATTCGATGGCATATGATTGGAAATATTCAAGTTAATAAATTAAAATATATAATACCTTTTATTCATTTAATTCATAGCGTTCAAAATATGAAACAAATTAATATAATAAATAAAATAGCGTTAAAATATCATGAAAATAAAATCATAAACTGTCTTTTGCAAATAAAAATTTGTAATGAAAAAAATAAATCCGGAATCACTAATCAAGAAGCTTCTAATATATTGGAAAGTGACGTTTTAAAAAAAATGAAAAATGTCAAAATAACAGGGATAATGGGAATGGCTTCTTTTCAAGAACTTAAAAAAGTACATAATGAATTTTCATATTTACGTAAGTTGTATAATGAATATAAAAAAAAATACGGACACGATGTTCTTTCTATGGGCATGAGTAGAGACTTTAATATAGCTATAAAATATGGAAGCACAATTGTAAGATTAGGTACTATAATTTTTGGTAAACGAAAAAAAACTATCTAA
- the trpA gene encoding tryptophan synthase subunit alpha: protein MNKIHNLFRNKNKDILCIYFTAGFPYVNSTVKIIKILQDLDVDLIEIGIPYSDPLADGMTIQKSNQTSLNNGMNISLLFDQIEKFKEKIKIPIILMGYYNQFYQFGKDKFLKKCQESEISGLILPDLPIDIYLHEYQNIFEKYLLSMIFLVTPKTNLNRISMLSKISDGFLYIVSSISTTGNVNPFGGEQISFFKQIKKLSINIPKLIGFGIRDKKTFDLSCRYANGGIIGSSFIQSLNKNKLEESIIKYIKSIR, encoded by the coding sequence ATGAATAAAATACATAATTTATTTAGAAATAAAAATAAAGATATATTATGCATTTATTTTACAGCAGGATTTCCTTATGTAAATAGTACAGTAAAAATCATAAAAATATTGCAAGATCTTGATGTGGATTTAATTGAAATAGGAATTCCTTATTCTGATCCTCTAGCAGATGGAATGACAATCCAGAAAAGTAATCAAACTTCGTTGAATAATGGAATGAATATCTCTTTATTATTTGATCAAATAGAAAAATTTAAAGAAAAAATAAAAATTCCTATTATTCTTATGGGGTATTATAATCAATTTTATCAGTTTGGAAAAGATAAATTTTTGAAAAAATGTCAAGAATCAGAAATTTCCGGATTAATTTTACCGGATCTTCCAATTGATATTTATTTGCATGAATATCAAAATATATTTGAAAAATATTTGTTATCTATGATATTTTTAGTTACTCCAAAAACCAATTTGAATAGAATATCTATGTTAAGTAAAATTAGTGATGGATTTTTATATATTGTTTCTTCTATTTCTACGACAGGAAATGTTAATCCTTTTGGAGGGGAACAAATATCTTTTTTTAAACAAATCAAAAAATTGTCTATAAATATTCCAAAATTGATTGGTTTTGGGATAAGAGATAAAAAAACTTTTGATTTATCATGTCGATATGCTAATGGAGGGATCATTGGAAGTTCTTTTATTCAATCATTGAATAAAAATAAATTGGAAGAAAGTATAATAAAATATATAAAATCTATTAGATAG